The Fusarium falciforme chromosome 7, complete sequence genome window below encodes:
- a CDS encoding PKS-ER domain-containing protein — protein MTSPTNIATEALVTEKPGDKFEMRPIILDEVRGDEVLVEMKYSGICHTDVLLQNGLIPGVEYPAIFGHEGAGIIRALGSDVKDKSLQVGDHVLLSFNVCGKCKKCVAGKPSFCHIHSPVNVGSVRLSDGSTPARLEDGRSVRSQFFGHSSFARVSVVAERSVVKCPYPESLPYYAPLGCGFQTGAGTVLNALKPDKTQTVVIFGMGSVGIAALMAAAYLQVKQLVAVDVVDDKLANAKEFGATHVVNSRTCGEGGIEAKIKEITDGGADFAIDCTGLIPVIESLFGCLAPGGTATSVGVPPPNSVVRIEPQTFLLENKRYVGVVEGGSNPQKFIPELMELHRQGHFPVEKLCTVYSVKDFEKALGDMRGGKVVKPIIHWD, from the exons ATGACCTCACCCACCAATATCGCCACAGAGGCGCTCGTCACTGAGAAACCCGGTGACAAGTTTGAGATGAGGCCCATCATTCTGGATGAGGTCCGGGGAGACGAAGTGCTTGTCGAGATGAAGTATTCCGGTATTTGCCACACA GATGTTCTTCTACAGAACGGCCTCATCCCTGGAGTCGAATACCCTGCCATCTTTGGCCACGAAGGCGCAGGTATTATCCGCGCTCTGGGCAGCGACGTCAAGGACAAGTCCCTCCAGGTTGGCGACCATGTCCTCCTCTCCTTCAACGTCTGTGGCAAGTGCAAGAAGTGCGTGGCGGGCAAACCATCCTTCTGCCACATCCACTCCCCCGTGAACGTTGGTTCTGTCCGCCTCTCTGACGGCTCGACTCCCGCTCGTCTTGAGGACGGCCGATCTGTGCGGAGCCAGTTCTTTGGCCACTCTTCCTTCGCGAGGGTGTCGGTCGTGGCCGAGAGAAGCGTCGTCAAGTGTCCATACCCTGAGTCGCTGCCATACTACGCCCCCCTGGGCTGCGGCTTTCAGACAGGGGCTGGCACGGTGCTCAACGCGCTCAAGCCGGATAAGACTCAGACGGTGGTCATCTTTGGCATGGGCAGCGTGGGTATCGCCGCGCTGATGGCCGCGGCATATCTTCAAGTCAAGCAGCTTGTGGCGGTGGATGTTGTGGATGATAAGCTGGCCAACGCCAAGGAGTTTGGCGCTACGCATGTTGTAAACTCGAGGACATGTGGCGAGGGCGGCATTGAGGCCAAGATTAAGGAGATTACAGATGGAGGGGCCGACTTTGCTATTGACTGCACAGGCTTGATCCCCGTTATCGAGTCACTATTCGGGTGTCTTGCACCAGGAGGTACGGCGACTAGTGTTGGTGTGCCGCCACCAAACAGTGTTGTCAGAATCGAACCCCAGACGTTTTTGCTTGAGAATAAGCGatatgttggtgttgttgagggTGGTTCAAATCCCCAAAAG TTTATCCCCGAGTTGATGGAGCTtcatcgacaaggccatTTCCCAGTCGAGAAGCTATGTACGGTTTACTCagtcaaggactttgagaaGGCATTGGGCGATATGCGTGGCGGGAAG GTCGTGAAACCAATTATTCACTGGGATTGA
- a CDS encoding TauD domain-containing protein, with the protein MVPGLVDDTSSWVAPVKVNKDIFPDGFKTSGQHEPLYSCIQPYDKFPKEITGPTAWKAEDYRENPEKWTHSFTEEEVAEIGGAADDFIQSGVPLTGITKDLFKLPKLAGFMAKLRKRLIDGEGFWLFKNLPVQQWGLQKSATAYMGLGTHLGYFVSQNSRGHVLGHVKDLGEDPTRTDKVRIYRTNARQFFHTDSGDIVGLLCIAKSMEGGESDICSQHRVFNCLQRENPDVAKLFCEPIWYADRKGEVSDGQKPWMRTAVFYLENDPDGTPRVYGKFDPNNVTSLWRFNTGPDAQIPPLSEAQLHAMKVLEETCKREALHMILDPGDIQFVSNQHVFHARTAYKDYAPGAKDENGNLRPQRHLMRLWLSVPVDEGGWKLPFPDMHEKKRGGIQVNDNPPKCPLDAE; encoded by the exons ATGGTTCCTGGACTTGTCGACGACACTTCCTCTTGGGTCGCACCCGTGAAGGTCAACAAGGACATCTTCCCAGATGGCTTCAAGACCTCGGGTCAACATGAGCCTCTCTACTCCTGCATCCAGCCCTATGACAAGTTTCCCAAAGAAATCACAGGCCCAACGGCTTGGAAGGCAGAGGATTACAGGGAGAACCCCGAGAAGTGGACGCACTCGTTCACGGAAGAAGAGGTAGCCGAGATTGGAGGGGCAGCTGATGACTTCATTCAATCTGGTGTGCCACTGACGGGCATCACCAAG GATCTCTTCAAACTTCCGAAGCTGGCTGGCTTTATGGCAAAGCTTCGCAAGAGACTGATTGATGGGGAGGGTTTCTGGCTGTTCAAGAACCTGCCCGTTCAGCAATGGGGCCTGCAGAAGTCGGCTACTGCCTACATGGGCCTGGGTACTCATCTGGGCTACTTCGTCAGTCAAAACAGCCGTGGGCACGTCCTCGGCCATGTCAAAGACCTTGGTGAGGATCCCACTCGCACAGACAAGGTCCGTATCTATCGGACCAACGCCAGACAGTTCTTCCACACCGACTCGGGAGATATTGTTGGGCTGCTGTGTATTGCAAAGTCCATGGAGGGCGGCGAATCGGATATTTGCTCTCAGCACCGAGTCTTCAACTGCCTGCAGCGTGAGAATCCCGATGTGGCCAAGCTCTTCTGTGAGCCCATCTGGTACGCAGACAGAAAGGGTGAGGTGTCAGATGGCCAGAAGCCTTGGATGCGCACTGCCGTGTTCTACCTCGAAAACGACCCTGATGGAACTCCACGCGTGTACGGCAAGTTTGACCCTAACAACGTCACTTCGCTGTGGCGTTTCAACACTGGCCCAGACGCACAGATTCCTCCTCTGTCAGAGGCTCAGCTGCACGCTATGAAGGTGCTGGAGGAGACATGCAAGCGAGAGGCACTCCACATGATCCTTGATCCCGGTGACATCCAGTTCGTCAGCAATCAGCATGTGTTCCATGCTCGCACGGCGTACAAGGACTATGCCCCGGGAGCGAAGGACGAGAATGGAAACCTGCGGCCTCAGAGACACCTCATGAGACTGTGGCTGTCCGTGCCCGTGGACGAGGGCGGATGGAAGCTGCCGTTCCCCGACATGCATGAGAAGAAGCGCGGTGGAATTCAGGTCAATGACAACCCTCCAAAGTGCCCTCTCGATGCGGAGTAG
- a CDS encoding MFS domain-containing protein: MATDSRQAELEQIQNELDIEILPGTEIMADIGSHHFVKSEDKSHRVLVPQPSSSPHDPLNWSTRWKVSALVAVSTMSFTQGFAPLALGPMFGYLMEDYNTSLTNVIQFTGVTILVLGFSNFFWVPVSTSFGRRPVLIFSQIVCLASHIWRAKATTYNGFMGAAIVSGIGAGPGETIQPSVIADIFFLHDRGKWNTMYWVIYTGALIVAPIIAGAMADHTGWPSFWWLNAAMTAASLIIITFGFPETMFSRDETTEGQSIPPETSSKVLEVEHQEKQKPNDDSNESQFNADRDPCLGKGKPSRQQWKLFQPNASTFRSVLYEVWIPWKLFTFPIVLFASFVVSWSCSFILILNLTQTQVFSAPPYNMSSQNIGFTNFSLFVGALIGLATAGPFSDWVSSRATARNNGIREPEMRLPAMIPYVLIMAFGHIITAIGYQYKWPWQVIVVLGYSTAGIQVAALPSISSTYAVDSYKPVAGSLFVAITVNKNLWGYGMGKFITPWTEADGFINAFMVNMALTVVWCLFGVMFYFYGKTFRRWTKDSSVHKL, translated from the exons ATGGCGACGGACTCCCGCCAGGCG GAGTTGGAGCAGATCCAAAATGAGCTCGACATCGAGATCCTCCCCGGTACCGAGATCATGGCAGACATCGGAAGCCATCACTTCGTCAAGAGCGAGGACAAGTCCCACCGCGTGCTCGTTCCCCAACCCTCCAGCTCGCCTCATGACCCCCTCAACTGGAGCACTCGGTGGAAGGTCTCGGCTCTCGTTGCCGTGTCGACCATGAGCTTCACACAGGGCTTTGCGCCGCTGGCTCTTGGGCCCATGTTTGGCTATCTGATGGAGGACTACAATACCTCTTTGACCAACGTCATCCAGTTTACTGGTGTGACAATCTTGGTGCTTGGCTTTAGCAACTTCTTCTG GGTTCCTGTTTCAACGTCCTTTGGCAGACGTCCCGTCTTGATATTCTCCCAGATCGTCTGTCTCGCGTCTCATATCTGGCGAGCAAAGGCTACAACATACAACGGATTCATGGGTGCTGCCAT TGTAAGCGGCATTGGCGCAGGCCCCGGAGAGACCATCCAGCCGAGCGTCATCGCAGatatcttcttcctccacgACCGCGGCAAGTGGAACACCATGTACTGGGTTATATACACCGGAGCTCTGATC GTCGCACCCATCATTGCCGGCGCCATGGCTGACCACACCGGCTGGCCCTCCTTCTGGTGGCTCAACGCCGCCATGACAGCCGCATCTCTGATCATAATCACCTTTGGCTTTCCCGAGACCATGTTCAGCCGTGACGAAACCACCGAGGGCCAGTCCATCCCACCTGAGACATCCTCCAAAGTTCTAGAAGTTGAGCATCAGGAGAAGCAAAAACCCAATGACGACTCCAACGAAAGCCAGTTCAATGCCGACAGGGACCCCTGCCTTGGAAAGGGGAAGCCGAGCCGACAGCAGTGGAAGCTGTTTCAGCCGAATGCGTCTACCTTTCGATCCGTCCTCTACGAAGTGTGGATTCCTTGGAAGCTGTTTACCTTCCCGATTGTGCTCTTTGCGTCTTTTGTCGTCAGCTGGAGCTGTAGCTTCATCTTGATCCTCAACTTGACCCAGACACAAGTCTTTTCAGCGCCTCCTTATAACATGAGCTCACAAAACATTG GCTTTACCAACTTCTCGCTCTTTGTTGGAGCTTTGATCGGTCTCGCGACGGCTGGCCCATTCAGTGACTGGGTTTCTTCTCGAGCAACGGCTCGGAATAATGGAATTCGGGAGCCTGAAATGCGTCTCCCGGCCATGATCCCCTATGTTCTGATCATGGCCTTTGGTCACATTATCACAGCCATTGGGTACCAGTATAAATGGCCATGGCAGGTCATCGTCGTGCTAGGCTATTCCACAGCCGGTATTCAAGTTGCGGCACTCCCAAGCATCAGCAGCACGTACGCCGTTGATAGTTACAAGCCTGTTGCAGGATCACTTTTCGTTGCTATCACTGTTAACAAGAATCTTTGGGGGTACGGCATGGGAAAGTTTATTACGCCGTGGACCGAAGCCGATGG TTTCATCAACGCCTTTATGGTAAACATGGCTCTTACAGTGGTCTGGTGTCTCTTTGGTGTTATGTTTTATTTCTACGGAAAGACGTTCCGGCGATGGACTAAGGATAGCAGCGTGCATAAGCTATAG
- a CDS encoding Apple domain-containing protein — MQDSEGLQVDHDAGGGTKAPEVIAAYNQSSPAPYYVPIDQQHQHQQKSSGPFGLSLWLFTIIVVAITAAIVGGGVGGGLGAALSNCQNSDSKCPAEAVDSDGSSTTTNPTPSATTSAAFFTPTQASQIRNLTWFCEDAEQTETIQLTSGFEFKVYCGTDGGGANSAEGGGALKDLVGIIAYSLEDCLQACTQMNAMNDNQDTGVTCKSVSFRANIAQSYKQYGGNCWLKDAKKRRPFSYNAVWNELPSVAYGELL; from the exons ATGCAAGACAGCGAAGGCCTTCAGGTTGACCACGATGCTGGAGGTGGTACAAAGGCACCAGAGGTGATCGCCGCGTACAATCAGTCGTCGCCAGCACCTTACTACGTGCCGATCGACCAacagcatcaacatcaacaaaagTCAAGTGGACCCTTCGGCCTCAGCCTCTGGCTTTTTACCATTATTGTCGTTGCTATCACTGCTGCCATTGTTGGAGGAGGTGTAGGAGGAGGCTTGGGGGCCGCCTTGTCAAATTGTCAAAA CTCGGACTCAAAATGCCCAGCAGAGGCTGTTGATAGCGACGGAAGCtcaacaaccaccaaccCAACCCCCTCAGCCACTACCAGCGCCGCCTTCTTCACACCGACCCAAGCCTCCCAGATTAGAAACCTCACCTGGTTCTGCGAGGATGCAGAGCAGACTGAGACAATCCAACTTACGAGCGGATTCGAATTCAAAGTATACTGTGGCACCGACGGTGGAGGCGCAAACAGTGCAGAGGGCGGCGGAGCGCTCAAGGACTTGGTGGGAATCATCGCCTACTCGCTAGAGGATTGCTTGCAGGCCTGCACACAGATGAACGCCATGAACGATAACCAAGACACGGGTGTGACATGCAAGAGCGTGTCGTTCCGTGCCAATATCGCACAGTCGTATAAGCAATATGGGGGCAACTGCTGGCTGAAGGATGCAAAGAAGAGGCGGCCGTTTAGCTACAACGCCGTTTGGAATGAGTTACCTTCTGTGGCATATGGAGAGTTACTTTAA